Below is a genomic region from Osmerus mordax isolate fOsmMor3 chromosome 22, fOsmMor3.pri, whole genome shotgun sequence.
TTGACTGGAGGTTGTATGGTAGCATGAGTCACATGCTGCTGTGTTAATACTTATGtgcaaagacttttgatttgaaatatGTGGTGATTGTGCCTTGAGAGAACCACAACTTTGTTGTGGCGGACTTCAATCGTTCAAAACACCTGTAGTATCGTCAGGGGACCAAAGGCACTTTGGTGTCCAGCACTTCTAAATATACTCAGCCAGACATCCTGGTCATTCGGAGTAGCTGCGGTGGTATGATGAGGGCGGGGGGGAACTACTCTGCTGGCATGTGTCTAACTTCTTTggaaccccctcaccccccaccaccacctatcTAGTTATATTTAGCTGTGCTAAGCCCAGCCTGGTAATTCTATCTAGCTGCATTCTGCTGTGGATTCTCCCATTGCTTTGACCTCCGCATTGAAACTGGTCACTTGTTAAAGGTCATTTTCCGGAAGGAAAACGAGAGGTGATCCTGATCCTGTTTCTGTTGTGATGGATTAGCACTCCCAGATTTCATCCCACAGTCACTGCCTTCATGTAAAGGCCACTTTACATACAGCGACGTGAGAAACAGAATCAAACCAGTTGCGTTGTTCTGCACTTTGCCTAAAGCATTGTGTAGTAAGATCAGCAATTCTAATGTAACTCTgctgtctccccctgcaggccaTATGGGGAACTAACCAACTGCACCTTCATGGTCGCGTGGAAGTTGGACTGCTTCTGGCCCAACCATGTGATTGACCAGCTCTTCGTCCGGATCCACCAGCACTACTTCCACAACTGCTCTCTGACGGGCCGGCTGCTCCACGACCCCCCGCTTCATATTCTAGGGCCCTTCATTGCCGTGCCTGTCCTGATCACGCTGCTCATGACAGCCCTGGTGGTCTGGAGGAGCAAGCGCAGTAAAGGAGTCCTGTAGGAGGGGGGCAGCCGGCCCTCAGACAGACGGCTCTGATTCCGGACATCAGCAAGGACACCTACGATATCATGCCATGCCTCATAGTTAAGACCTGTATCAAAATACAGTCCGAAATAATTTTATAGACTTCAgcatttgcttgtgttttcccTTGGTTTCAGTATGCCAGACAAGAACAATCAAGCACAGATAAGTGAAGCAAGTTAGATAGCAAGTTAAAACCAAATGTTAACATCGGTCTGCTAGGTTTATGGGAATGGGTTTCTAAAAAGCCCACTGGGACAGCATAACTCTGGGCTATGTGCATTTGACTATATCCTCTACAAGTCGTGAGCAGTGCCCCTAGTGCAGTTCTGGATAATGCACAGGTCAGTGGAGAGCTGTctgaaaaatacagtaaaaacGAAATGGGATACAAGACAGTACACCTTCTGGATTCAAAAgatgtatattatttgtatagaACATCCCTTCCCCCAATAAATCTGAAGTTGTTTGTATGTTACCAGTCTTTGTAACAATATAATTGTCAAGATTCAATTTGAAAAGACGTTTTCTGTAAGCAGTGTCATCACTAGAACATGGTGCATGTAAATATTGTCATATTTTGCAAAGGAGGGGAATATATATGTTTCATTTACCAGCATGAATAACAGTATAAAAGCCCTTTTgatcccctctctccagagTGGTGTAGGGTTGCTTGTTTGTGCTCCATCAGCCCCCACCAGGACCAGAATAGCTCCGCCCAGCAGAGCACTGCTTATGACTGTACAAGCCATAATAGCACAGCACCCACAACCCCTCCACCTAGTACCCTCTCCACCTGTGTGGAAAACCAATAAAAGACATCATAAGGCATTGAGCTCCAGCAGGGGTATAGATAGATCAGTCCTACGCTCCATGCGGGTGGGTCACCACCACCAGAGCGAGCGAGGTGTGAGTTCCTGCCTCATTTAGAGACGCCTAACTGGGAGACGGCCTGCAGCCGGCAGGCTTCCCGAGCCCCTGCTctcaggaggagacaggggaacACGAGGAATGCCCTTTTTGACTGACAGCTTCCCAGAGCACAAGCGACAGAGCCCAGAGTCCCCAGTCGGGCTCGCCATAGCAACAGGGCTTATTAGTCTCCGTGTAATGGCGCTGAATGGACACAGATTAAAAAACGCGGGACTGGCCTGGTTATGTGGCAACTGTCAAGCTTCTGGGGAGGTGACCGGGTGGGTAATGAGCAGGACGGAGCCTGtggcgttcacacacacactgggcacgGTGTGACACTGGCCAGATGGCACCACAGGACAGATCTGATATGATGTCAAAGGGGACACTCAGAGCAATAAACTAGAGGGTTCTACAGCTGCATGATTATTGCACACCTAGGCCTCACTACGGGGTGATACCTGCCCGAACACAATAGAacatgagtctgtgtgtgtgcgcgctatGGGGCTTGTGTCAGACCGCCTAGTATTGAGATCGCTTACAGTTCTTGGTGTATAATGTTACAGCCATTAGCTGTAGGGCACCGTGTACAGTAGAAGTACTGTAATGCCTTATGAGAATCGGATCGCTTGGCCATACTTAATTCAATAATAAAAGCTGCAGTGTGCCGTGTGCATTCCAAATGAAACATGCCCCGAATGGTCCCAAAAGGTCTTTACctcatctcttcatctctcggAGTCTGCCTCGCCGAgcccacacacaggtcagaaatAAAAGCTGGTGATAGAAGGGAGGCCACAAGGCAGCGAAGGCCTCAAGGTTGCTCAGTTCAAGGGAGAGCGATCAGAAACCCGGGGAGCATTGTGAGGCCGGGGTAATCACCATCTGTTGGCTCGCCCCTGGACAACCTGTGTACTCATTAGAAAAGTGTAAACTCAGCCCCCCACAGGGAGAGTCAA
It encodes:
- the LOC136966230 gene encoding receptor activity-modifying protein 1-like codes for the protein MTLDWLSTWKLGIVLCAAAHGVHAVSGCSSVYYESVITEFCLTKFTLDMEGLDPNLWCNWPQTLQPYGELTNCTFMVAWKLDCFWPNHVIDQLFVRIHQHYFHNCSLTGRLLHDPPLHILGPFIAVPVLITLLMTALVVWRSKRSKGVL